AACTGGCAATCCCAGGCACCCAGACGCATGGTTCCACCCATCAGGTTGATATCCTGCTGATCATCTAAGAGAGTGATCACGGGCTGGCTGCAGTGTTCTTCAAATTCAGTGCTGTAGGCATCATTAAGATCGCATACATGCTTGGCAAATTCTATTACTGCCACCTGCATGCCCAGGCAGATACCAAAGAAGGGGATGTTGTTTTCCCGGGCGTATTGCGTGATAGCTATCTTACCATCAATCCCACGAATTCCAAAACCTCCGGGGATCAGAATACCATCTACACCTTCCAGGGCAGCATTGATCTTTTCAGGGGAACTATTCTTTTCTGAGTCCACCCACTTAATATTAAGTTTTGCTTTATGAGCAGCAGCTCCATGAATAAGTGCAGCTTCCACGCTTTTATACGCATCACGATGAATCACATATTTTCCGCAGACTGCTATTTCAACTTCTTTATCTGGATTTTTGATATTGTCTATTAATTGATCCCATTTACTAAAATCTATGGGTCTTTCTTTTATCTGAAGCTGCTTGCATAGCATTTTATGCAATCCATCTTTTATATAAACCTTAGGTACTTCATAAAGACATTCCACATCAATGGCATTGATCACATGGTCGGCAGGAACATTGGTAAATAGAGCAATCTTTTCTTTCACTTCGTCATTAAAGGGCTTTTCACTGCGGCACAGCAAAAAATCTGGTTGAATACCGATCTCTCTCAATTTGGTGGTGGCATGCTGAGTAGGCTTGGTTTTTAATTCACCCGCAGCTTTAATGAATGGCACATAAGTGAGAAAAACGAACACACAATTTGATCTTCCTTCTTTGAGAGCAAATTGACGTACAGCCTCCAGAAAGGGCAGACTTTCAATATCACCCACAGTTCCACCGATCTCTGTGATCACAATATCATCATCGTTTTTACCCATTTGACGAATAAGTGCCTTGATCTCGTTGGTTACATGAGGGATTACCTGGACGGTTTTTCCCAGAAAATCTCCTCTTCTTTCTCTCATGATAACCCTTTCATAGATCTGTCCCGAAGTTGCATTGGATTTTGCTGATAAAGGCGTGCCGATAAAACGCTCATAATGCCCCAGATCAAGGTCTGTTTCCGCTCCATCATCCGTTACAAATACTTCTCCATGCTGAAAGGGACTCATCGTGCCGGGATCAACATTCAGGTAGGGGTCAAATTTCTGCATGATCACATTATAGCCCATCTCTTTCATCAATACACCAATAGAGGACGATGCTATCCCTTTTCCGAGTGACGATAAAACTCCACCAATAACGAAAATGTGCTTAGCCATTGCTCATAATTCTCCTGTATATATTATTTAATAAACCACGATTCACCAAGAATCACTTTATGCAGAAATTCCAG
The window above is part of the Candidatus Stygibacter australis genome. Proteins encoded here:
- a CDS encoding CTP synthase → MAKHIFVIGGVLSSLGKGIASSSIGVLMKEMGYNVIMQKFDPYLNVDPGTMSPFQHGEVFVTDDGAETDLDLGHYERFIGTPLSAKSNATSGQIYERVIMRERRGDFLGKTVQVIPHVTNEIKALIRQMGKNDDDIVITEIGGTVGDIESLPFLEAVRQFALKEGRSNCVFVFLTYVPFIKAAGELKTKPTQHATTKLREIGIQPDFLLCRSEKPFNDEVKEKIALFTNVPADHVINAIDVECLYEVPKVYIKDGLHKMLCKQLQIKERPIDFSKWDQLIDNIKNPDKEVEIAVCGKYVIHRDAYKSVEAALIHGAAAHKAKLNIKWVDSEKNSSPEKINAALEGVDGILIPGGFGIRGIDGKIAITQYARENNIPFFGICLGMQVAVIEFAKHVCDLNDAYSTEFEEHCSQPVITLLDDQQDINLMGGTMRLGAWDCQLKPDSLAARIYKKEDISERHRHRYEFNNDYREVFEKNGMVFSGTSLNEFLCEIVEIPSHPFFIGVQFHPEFKSRPQTAHPIFHNFVGAALDKHYSKK